From Streptomyces yatensis, one genomic window encodes:
- a CDS encoding MMPL family transporter: MATFLYKLGRFAFRRRGFVALIWVALLAVAGVGAATASQPANDSFSIPGTEAQKAFDLLEQRFPGGNADGATARVVFRAPSGEKMTDPDNKAVVTKTVADLKASSPQVASVADPYQAQAVSKDGSTAYILTSYKVNSMELKGPAKDGLKEVGEKAEKSGLKVQIGGDALQEMPETGSTEIIGIAISAVVLAITFGSLVAAGLPLMTALIGVGIGISSITALATTLGLSSTTSTLAMMIGLAVGIDYALFIVSRYRAELAEGRDREEAAGRAVGTAGSAVVFAGLTVVIALVGLAVVNIPMLTKMGFAAAGTVVIAVLIAISLIPAVLGFAGKRVFGRKARRRLEERLAAGPDASAEEKPNMGTRWARFVLRRPLMVLLVAVLGLGAAAVPAVSLELGLPDDGSQPVSSQKRQAYDAISDGFGPGYNGPLMVVVDAKGSDDAKGAAQQVRKTITGLDGVAGVSPATFNKAGDTATLTVISKYKPSSIDTENLVGDIRDEASGFKADTGAEVLVTGQTGMNIDISQKLNDALVPYLVLVVGLAFLLLMVVFRSVLVPLKAALGFLLSVVAALGAVVAVFQWGWLADLFGVEETGPIMSMMPIFMIGVVFGLAMDYEVFLVTRMREAYVHGERPGQAVVTGFRHGARVVTAAAIIMISVFAGFIGSSESMIKMIGFGLATAVLFDAFVVRMAIVPAVLALLGKAAWWLPRWLDRALPNVDVEGEGLRKQLEATPAAQQHDSDPDAELTRV, encoded by the coding sequence GTGGCCACCTTCCTTTATAAACTCGGCCGGTTCGCCTTCCGGCGACGCGGCTTCGTCGCCCTGATATGGGTGGCGCTGCTCGCGGTCGCGGGCGTCGGCGCCGCCACCGCCTCACAGCCCGCCAACGACAGCTTCTCCATCCCCGGCACCGAGGCCCAGAAGGCATTCGACCTGCTGGAACAGCGGTTCCCCGGAGGTAACGCGGACGGCGCCACCGCCCGTGTGGTCTTCCGCGCCCCGAGCGGCGAGAAGATGACCGACCCGGACAACAAGGCGGTGGTCACCAAGACCGTCGCCGACCTGAAGGCGAGCTCGCCGCAGGTCGCCTCGGTCGCCGACCCGTACCAGGCCCAGGCCGTCAGCAAGGACGGCTCCACGGCGTACATCCTGACCAGCTACAAGGTCAACTCCATGGAGCTGAAGGGCCCCGCCAAGGACGGTCTGAAGGAGGTGGGGGAGAAGGCCGAGAAGTCGGGCCTGAAGGTGCAGATCGGCGGTGACGCGCTCCAGGAGATGCCGGAGACCGGATCGACCGAGATCATCGGTATCGCGATCTCCGCGGTCGTCCTCGCCATCACCTTCGGCTCGCTGGTGGCCGCCGGACTGCCGCTGATGACCGCGCTCATCGGCGTCGGCATCGGCATCTCGTCGATCACCGCGCTCGCCACCACGCTGGGGCTGTCCAGCACCACCTCGACACTGGCGATGATGATCGGCCTCGCGGTCGGCATCGACTACGCGCTGTTCATCGTCTCCCGCTACCGCGCGGAGCTCGCCGAGGGGCGGGACCGGGAGGAAGCCGCCGGACGTGCCGTGGGCACCGCGGGCTCCGCGGTCGTCTTCGCCGGCCTTACGGTGGTCATCGCGCTGGTCGGCCTCGCCGTCGTCAACATCCCCATGCTGACCAAGATGGGCTTCGCCGCGGCCGGTACGGTCGTCATCGCCGTCCTCATCGCGATCAGCCTCATCCCGGCGGTGCTGGGCTTCGCGGGCAAGCGGGTGTTCGGGCGCAAGGCGCGCCGGCGGCTGGAGGAGCGCCTCGCGGCGGGTCCGGACGCCTCCGCCGAGGAGAAGCCCAATATGGGCACCCGCTGGGCGCGTTTCGTGCTGCGCCGCCCGCTGATGGTGCTCCTGGTGGCCGTGCTCGGCCTCGGTGCGGCCGCCGTGCCCGCCGTCAGCCTGGAGCTCGGTCTGCCGGACGACGGCTCGCAGCCGGTCAGCAGCCAGAAGCGCCAGGCGTACGACGCGATCTCCGACGGCTTCGGCCCCGGCTACAACGGTCCGCTGATGGTGGTCGTGGACGCCAAGGGCAGCGATGACGCCAAGGGCGCGGCCCAGCAGGTCCGTAAGACCATCACCGGCCTGGACGGTGTGGCCGGTGTCAGCCCGGCCACGTTCAACAAGGCCGGTGATACGGCGACGCTCACCGTCATCTCCAAGTACAAGCCGAGCAGCATCGACACCGAGAACCTGGTCGGTGACATCCGGGACGAGGCGAGCGGCTTCAAGGCCGACACCGGCGCCGAGGTGCTGGTGACCGGCCAGACGGGGATGAACATCGACATCTCCCAGAAGCTCAACGACGCGCTGGTGCCCTATCTGGTGCTCGTCGTCGGCCTGGCCTTCCTGCTGCTGATGGTCGTCTTCCGGTCCGTCCTGGTGCCCCTCAAGGCGGCGCTCGGCTTCCTGCTCTCCGTCGTGGCGGCGCTCGGCGCGGTGGTCGCGGTCTTCCAGTGGGGCTGGCTGGCCGATCTGTTCGGCGTCGAGGAGACCGGCCCGATCATGAGCATGATGCCGATCTTCATGATCGGTGTGGTGTTCGGTCTGGCGATGGACTACGAGGTCTTCCTGGTGACCCGGATGCGGGAGGCGTACGTCCACGGCGAGCGCCCCGGCCAGGCCGTCGTCACCGGCTTCCGGCACGGCGCCCGGGTGGTCACCGCGGCCGCGATCATCATGATCAGCGTCTTCGCCGGGTTCATCGGCTCGTCCGAGTCGATGATCAAGATGATCGGCTTCGGCCTCGCCACCGCCGTCCTCTTCGACGCCTTCGTGGTCCGCATGGCCATCGTCCCGGCGGTGCTGGCGCTGCTCGGCAAGGCGGCCTGGTGGCTCCCGCGCTGGCTGGACCGGGCGCTGCCCAACGTGGACGTGGAGGGCGAGGGCCTGCGCAAGCAGCTCGAGGCGACCCCCGCCGCCCAGCAGCACGACTCCGACCCGGACGCCGAGCTGACCCGCGTCTGA
- a CDS encoding SDR family oxidoreductase, translating into MSARRSLEGQVAVVTGAARGVGELLARKLSARGAKVALVGLEPEELKRVSKRLPTDSAHWHADVTDAEAMARVAAEVVERFGAVDIVCANAGVAQAGPFLDSDETAWRRVIEVNLLGSVTTARAFLPALIAGRGYLLQIASLAALAPAPMMTAYCTSKSGVEAFAHSLRAEVGHRGVRVGVGYLSWTDTDMVRGADQDEVMRELRQRLPWPAGRTYPLGPAVDRLVAGIERRSAHVYAQWWLRGMQSVRGYLPAFIHAVGRREMRRAEPRLAATRERRGGLVGEGGAADEKARTAGTERYQ; encoded by the coding sequence ATGAGTGCGCGCAGGAGCCTCGAGGGCCAGGTCGCGGTGGTGACGGGCGCGGCGCGGGGCGTAGGCGAGCTGCTCGCGCGCAAGCTCTCCGCACGCGGCGCGAAGGTCGCGCTGGTGGGCCTGGAGCCCGAGGAGTTGAAGCGGGTCTCCAAGCGGCTGCCGACCGACTCCGCCCACTGGCACGCCGATGTCACCGACGCCGAGGCGATGGCGCGGGTGGCGGCGGAGGTCGTGGAGCGGTTCGGCGCGGTGGACATCGTCTGTGCCAACGCGGGTGTGGCCCAGGCCGGTCCGTTCCTCGACTCCGACGAGACGGCCTGGCGGCGGGTGATCGAGGTCAATCTGCTGGGCAGCGTCACCACGGCCCGCGCCTTCCTGCCCGCGCTGATCGCCGGCCGCGGCTATCTGCTGCAGATCGCCTCGCTCGCCGCGCTCGCGCCCGCGCCCATGATGACGGCGTACTGCACCTCCAAGTCGGGGGTCGAGGCGTTCGCCCACAGTCTGCGGGCCGAGGTGGGCCACCGTGGAGTGCGGGTCGGCGTGGGCTATCTGAGCTGGACGGACACCGATATGGTGCGCGGCGCCGACCAGGACGAGGTGATGCGCGAGCTGCGGCAGCGGCTGCCCTGGCCCGCGGGCCGCACCTATCCGCTGGGCCCGGCGGTGGACCGGCTGGTGGCAGGCATCGAGCGCCGGTCGGCGCATGTGTACGCGCAGTGGTGGCTGCGCGGTATGCAGTCGGTGCGCGGCTATCTGCCCGCGTTCATCCACGCCGTGGGGCGGCGCGAGATGCGCCGCGCCGAACCACGGCTGGCGGCGACCCGGGAGAGGCGTGGCGGTTTGGTCGGCGAGGGCGGCGCGGCGGACGAGAAGGCGCGCACGGCGGGCACGGAGCGTTACCAGTAA
- a CDS encoding TetR/AcrR family transcriptional regulator — protein MPAMDQATEDRDTVRVRRSRLSPERERELYEAVVELLGEVGYDGLTMDAVATRTHSSKATLYRQWKGKPQLVATALRHTKPVLLEGVDTGTLRGDLQEIVRCSESARERDAALMRGLAHASHDNPDLHEALRELLIYPEIDALNALLRRAVDRGEIAPDRPALNFVVHMVCGAFIARPLVDGQQPDQTYLLDYIDAVILPALGAA, from the coding sequence ATGCCGGCCATGGACCAGGCAACGGAGGACCGGGACACCGTCCGGGTGCGTCGCAGCCGACTCTCCCCCGAGCGCGAGCGGGAGTTGTACGAGGCGGTGGTGGAGCTGCTCGGCGAGGTCGGGTACGACGGTCTGACGATGGACGCCGTCGCGACCCGTACGCACTCCAGCAAGGCCACGCTCTACCGCCAGTGGAAAGGCAAGCCGCAGCTGGTCGCGACCGCGCTGCGGCACACCAAGCCCGTTCTGCTCGAGGGTGTCGACACCGGAACGCTCCGCGGGGATCTGCAGGAGATCGTGCGGTGCTCGGAGAGCGCCCGGGAGCGGGACGCCGCGCTGATGAGGGGACTCGCCCACGCAAGCCACGACAATCCGGACCTTCATGAGGCCCTGCGAGAGTTGTTGATCTATCCCGAGATCGACGCGCTCAACGCGCTGCTGAGGCGCGCCGTCGACCGCGGCGAAATCGCCCCGGACCGGCCCGCCTTGAACTTCGTCGTGCACATGGTGTGCGGCGCGTTCATCGCCCGACCGCTCGTCGACGGTCAGCAGCCGGACCAGACGTATCTCCTGGACTACATCGACGCCGTGATCCTCCCCGCGCTCGGCGCCGCGTAG
- a CDS encoding energy-coupling factor ABC transporter permease, producing the protein MHVPDGFIDAPVSAVTGVVAAGAVAVSLRGARRELDERTAPLAGLVAAFIFAVQMLNFPVAAGTSGHLLGGALAAILVGPYTGVLCVSVVLLMQGVLFADGGLTALGVNITDMALVTTVVAYAIFRTIVKLAPHRRRTVTVASFVAALVSVPAAAVAFTAIYALGGTADVAIGKVFAAMVGVHVLIGIGEAAITALTVGAVVAVRPDLVYGARGVTARPLEIRDSPLAPAAPGAVARAGAPAAEPSTATSEASETSETPETREPVATREPAAAPRRSARRVWFAGLAAALLCAGVVSFYASASPDGLEKVAHDKGIDAKEEDHAAKDSPLADYGVKDISDARLSGGLAGVIGVGATLAVGSGVFIVVRRRRATADSERV; encoded by the coding sequence ATGCATGTGCCCGACGGATTCATCGACGCGCCGGTGTCGGCGGTGACCGGTGTGGTCGCCGCCGGGGCCGTCGCGGTCAGTCTGCGCGGTGCCCGGCGGGAGCTCGACGAGCGGACCGCGCCGCTGGCCGGGCTGGTGGCGGCGTTCATCTTCGCCGTGCAGATGCTCAACTTCCCCGTCGCCGCCGGGACCAGCGGGCATCTGCTGGGCGGGGCGCTGGCCGCGATACTCGTGGGGCCGTATACGGGGGTGTTGTGCGTCTCCGTGGTGCTGCTGATGCAGGGCGTCCTGTTCGCCGACGGCGGCCTTACGGCGCTCGGCGTCAACATCACGGATATGGCCCTGGTCACCACGGTCGTGGCGTACGCGATCTTCCGCACGATCGTGAAGCTGGCCCCCCATCGCCGCCGTACGGTCACCGTGGCGTCCTTTGTGGCCGCGCTGGTCTCCGTACCGGCCGCGGCGGTGGCCTTCACGGCGATCTACGCGCTCGGCGGCACGGCCGATGTGGCGATCGGCAAGGTCTTCGCGGCGATGGTCGGGGTGCATGTGCTGATCGGCATCGGCGAGGCGGCGATCACCGCGCTGACGGTCGGTGCCGTCGTGGCCGTACGGCCGGATCTGGTCTACGGGGCGCGGGGCGTGACCGCGCGTCCGCTGGAGATCCGCGACAGCCCGCTCGCTCCGGCCGCGCCGGGAGCGGTGGCCCGGGCCGGGGCTCCGGCGGCCGAACCCTCGACGGCGACCTCCGAAGCCTCTGAGACGTCCGAGACCCCCGAGACTCGCGAGCCCGTCGCGACCCGTGAGCCCGCCGCCGCGCCGCGGCGGTCGGCACGGCGCGTGTGGTTCGCCGGGCTCGCCGCCGCGCTGCTGTGCGCCGGGGTTGTGAGCTTCTACGCCTCCGCCAGCCCCGACGGGCTGGAGAAGGTCGCCCATGACAAGGGCATCGACGCGAAGGAGGAGGACCACGCCGCCAAGGACTCCCCGCTCGCCGACTACGGCGTCAAGGACATCTCCGACGCCCGGCTCTCCGGCGGCCTCGCCGGGGTGATCGGGGTGGGCGCCACGCTCGCCGTCGGGTCCGGCGTCTTCATCGTCGTACGGCGGCGCCGGGCGACGGCCGACAGCGAGCGGGTCTGA
- a CDS encoding S41 family peptidase: MGGVEPYGSEDDLAYLRFPHLHGDLLCFAAEDDLWVAPLTAPGGPPGRAWRLTVDRTRVGPARFSPDGSQIAFTTWRSLDPEIYLVPAAGGPARRLTYWGSTDAQVCGWTPPDQDGVSQILAVSSHEQPFSHFSWAYTLPTDGSPGGRLPWGPVADIAVADLDGERRTLLLTGKPPHEPATWKRYRGGATGRLWLHGTRLAEELNGHLDATMFVGGRIAFLSDHEGIGNLYSCLPDGTDLRRHTDHADFYARHASTDGSRVVYQCAGELWLVDDLGPDGVPRKLDIRLGGARTGRRPYQVPAASHIDSLSVDTTGRASAVCVRGSLYWLTHRDGPARTLADTPGVRVRLPVMLGSTGRVAYLTDAEGEDAIEIAQLPRASGPGEPRRLAAGLLGRVHELESSPDGDRLAVAADDGRLLLVDTSADGDGEVTELIRSGNGPVGDLAFSPDSAWLAWSHPGIGRTLRSIKIARLADRTIVDVTNGRFEDEEPVFTSDGRYLAFLSWRGFDPVYDVHTGDLSFPLGCRPYLVPLSSATPSPFALSPEGRPAAGGLDPDDSGDDGDGTVTVEVEGLASRVTAFPVSASKYSSLHPVSGGGLVWLRWPISGALGETFANPAETSSRPTLEHFDLAKAKRTELTGELDWFAVSGDGTRLVAYDDGDLRAMPATETGDSDSTVHLDMRRIQHTVDPAAEWRQAYDEAGRITRHYFWDPGMCGVDWDGVLDQYRPLVERVASPDEFADLLRETLGELGTSHAYVAAARRNEGPRHYQRPIGLLGANLTRTKDGRWAVARILPGESSDSRARSPLAGLGIRDGAVLTHVDGRPVDPVAGPYPLLTAAGGTTVELTFEPPDGEGPARRVAVCPLIDDRPLRYQDWVAQRRAVVRELSGGRCGYLHIPDMGGSGWAQFNRDLRREMSLPALIVDVRGNAGGNISELVVEKLTRKVMGWDLTRNAEPVSYSSNAPRGPIVAVADEATSSDGDMITAAFRIQGIGPVVGVRTWGGVVGMTGRHRLGDGTSITVPMNAAWFDAYGWGVENHGVEPDIEAPRSPVDWAEGRAPQLGVAVRTALDLLERHPAATPPDYSDVPDLRRPQLPPREASKPSRKGKKPTRKGSKPPRKGK; the protein is encoded by the coding sequence ATGGGTGGGGTGGAGCCTTACGGAAGCGAAGACGACCTGGCCTATCTGCGATTTCCGCATCTGCACGGCGACTTGCTGTGCTTCGCGGCCGAGGACGACCTGTGGGTCGCCCCGCTGACCGCCCCCGGCGGGCCCCCCGGACGGGCCTGGCGGCTGACCGTGGACCGTACGCGCGTCGGACCTGCCCGCTTCTCCCCCGACGGCTCCCAGATCGCCTTCACCACCTGGCGCAGCCTCGACCCGGAGATCTATCTCGTGCCCGCGGCCGGCGGCCCGGCCCGCCGGCTGACCTACTGGGGCAGTACGGACGCCCAGGTCTGCGGCTGGACCCCGCCGGACCAGGACGGCGTCTCCCAGATCCTCGCGGTCTCCTCCCATGAGCAGCCGTTCTCCCACTTCTCCTGGGCCTACACGCTGCCCACCGACGGCAGCCCCGGCGGGCGGCTGCCCTGGGGGCCGGTGGCCGATATCGCGGTGGCCGACCTCGACGGCGAGCGCCGCACCCTGCTGCTGACCGGCAAGCCGCCGCATGAGCCCGCCACCTGGAAGCGCTACCGGGGCGGTGCGACGGGGCGGCTGTGGCTGCACGGCACCCGGCTCGCGGAGGAGCTGAACGGCCATCTGGACGCGACGATGTTCGTCGGCGGCCGGATCGCCTTCCTCTCCGACCACGAGGGCATCGGCAACCTCTACTCCTGTCTGCCCGACGGCACCGATCTGCGCCGCCACACCGACCACGCCGACTTCTACGCGCGCCATGCCTCGACCGACGGCTCCCGCGTGGTCTACCAGTGCGCGGGCGAACTGTGGCTGGTGGACGACCTGGGCCCGGACGGCGTGCCGCGCAAGCTGGACATCCGGCTGGGCGGGGCGCGCACCGGGCGGCGGCCCTACCAGGTGCCGGCCGCCTCGCACATCGACTCGCTGTCGGTGGACACCACCGGCCGGGCCAGCGCGGTGTGCGTCCGCGGCAGCCTGTACTGGCTCACCCACCGCGACGGCCCCGCCCGCACCCTCGCCGACACCCCGGGCGTCCGGGTGCGGCTGCCCGTGATGCTGGGCTCGACCGGCCGGGTCGCCTATCTCACCGACGCGGAGGGCGAGGACGCCATCGAGATCGCGCAGCTCCCCCGGGCCAGCGGCCCCGGCGAGCCGCGCCGGCTGGCCGCCGGGCTGCTGGGGCGGGTGCATGAGCTGGAGTCCTCGCCCGACGGCGACCGGCTCGCGGTCGCCGCGGACGACGGGCGGCTGCTGCTGGTGGACACCTCCGCCGACGGGGACGGCGAGGTCACCGAGCTGATCCGGTCGGGCAACGGCCCGGTGGGCGACCTGGCCTTCTCCCCCGATTCGGCCTGGCTCGCCTGGTCGCATCCCGGGATAGGCCGCACCCTGCGCTCGATCAAGATCGCGCGGCTGGCCGACCGGACCATAGTGGACGTGACCAACGGGCGGTTCGAGGACGAGGAGCCGGTCTTCACCAGCGACGGCCGCTATCTCGCCTTCCTCTCCTGGCGCGGCTTCGACCCGGTCTACGACGTCCACACCGGCGACCTCTCCTTCCCGCTCGGCTGCCGCCCCTACCTCGTACCGCTGTCCTCCGCCACCCCCTCACCCTTCGCGCTCTCCCCCGAGGGACGCCCGGCGGCGGGCGGGCTGGACCCGGACGACAGCGGGGACGACGGCGACGGCACGGTGACGGTCGAGGTGGAGGGGCTGGCCAGCCGGGTCACGGCCTTCCCGGTGTCCGCGTCCAAGTACTCCTCGCTGCACCCGGTCAGCGGCGGCGGACTGGTGTGGCTGCGCTGGCCGATCTCGGGCGCGCTCGGCGAGACGTTCGCCAACCCGGCCGAGACCTCGAGCCGCCCCACCCTGGAACACTTCGACCTGGCGAAGGCCAAGCGGACCGAACTCACCGGTGAGCTGGACTGGTTCGCGGTCAGCGGCGACGGCACCCGGCTGGTGGCCTACGACGACGGCGATCTGCGCGCGATGCCCGCCACCGAGACCGGCGACAGCGACTCCACGGTCCACCTCGACATGCGGCGGATCCAGCACACCGTCGATCCGGCGGCCGAGTGGCGCCAGGCGTACGACGAGGCCGGGCGCATCACCCGGCACTACTTCTGGGACCCGGGGATGTGCGGTGTCGACTGGGACGGGGTGCTCGACCAGTACCGTCCCCTGGTCGAACGGGTCGCCTCGCCCGACGAGTTCGCCGATCTGCTCCGCGAGACCCTGGGCGAGCTGGGCACCTCGCACGCCTACGTCGCCGCCGCGCGCCGCAACGAGGGCCCGCGCCACTACCAGCGCCCCATCGGACTGCTCGGCGCCAATCTCACCCGCACCAAGGACGGCCGGTGGGCGGTGGCCCGCATCCTGCCCGGTGAGTCCTCCGACTCCCGGGCCCGCTCGCCGCTGGCCGGTCTGGGCATCCGGGACGGCGCCGTCCTCACCCATGTCGACGGGCGCCCGGTGGACCCGGTGGCCGGTCCGTACCCGCTGCTGACGGCCGCGGGCGGCACGACGGTGGAGCTGACCTTCGAGCCGCCGGACGGCGAGGGGCCGGCCCGCCGGGTCGCGGTCTGCCCGCTGATCGACGACCGGCCGCTGCGCTACCAGGACTGGGTGGCCCAGCGCCGGGCCGTGGTACGGGAGTTGAGCGGCGGGCGGTGCGGCTATCTGCACATCCCCGATATGGGCGGCTCCGGGTGGGCGCAGTTCAACCGCGATCTGCGCCGCGAGATGTCGCTGCCCGCACTGATCGTGGACGTCCGGGGCAACGCGGGCGGCAATATCAGCGAGCTGGTGGTGGAGAAGCTCACCCGCAAGGTCATGGGCTGGGACCTCACCCGCAACGCCGAGCCCGTGTCGTACTCCAGCAACGCGCCGCGTGGGCCGATCGTCGCGGTCGCCGACGAGGCGACCTCCTCCGACGGCGACATGATCACCGCGGCCTTCAGGATCCAGGGCATCGGGCCGGTGGTGGGGGTGCGCACCTGGGGCGGGGTGGTCGGGATGACCGGACGTCATCGCCTGGGCGACGGCACGTCGATCACGGTGCCGATGAACGCCGCGTGGTTCGACGCCTACGGCTGGGGCGTGGAGAACCACGGTGTGGAGCCGGACATCGAGGCGCCGCGCTCCCCCGTGGACTGGGCGGAGGGCCGCGCTCCGCAGCTGGGGGTCGCCGTCCGTACGGCGCTCGATCTGCTGGAGCGGCATCCGGCCGCGACCCCGCCGGACTACTCGGACGTGCCCGATCTGCGGCGTCCCCAACTGCCGCCGCGCGAGGCGAGCAAGCCGTCGCGCAAGGGGAAGAAGCCGACCCGCAAGGGAAGTAAGCCGCCGCGCAAGGGGAAGTGA
- a CDS encoding flavin-containing monooxygenase: MAGLTHEHVRVAVIGAGFGGLGAAVRLRRSGITDFVVLERAEAVGGAWRDNTYPGCACDVPSHLYSFSFAPNPDWPRNFSGQPHIRAYLERVADTFGLRPHLRFGAEVRSLRWDSAAVHWEVETARGSLTADVVVSATGPLADPRIPDIPGLDGFPGAVFHSARWDHTAELRGKRVAMIGTGASAIQIVPAIQREVGRLTLFQRTPPWVLPRMDRRISGLERWLHSRIPATRALRRGVLWGIRELQVGAFTKRPGEMRFVERLAGAHMRRAIKDPARRAALTPDYRIGCKRILLSNDYYPALAQPHVDVVPAGLKEVRGATLVGADGSETEADAIIFGTGFHVTDVPIAHRVTGARGTTLAEEWKGGMEALRGTSPAGFPNFLTIIGPNTGLGNSSMILVIEAQLAYLADYLRQLDTLGGKVALDARPSAVRAYTDMIQERMRRTVWNTGGCDSWYLDNGRNTTLWPGTTSELRKVTRRVDLNEYTVLRPHTGPVKATVSTAGAGRGSR, encoded by the coding sequence ATGGCTGGGCTGACGCATGAGCATGTGCGGGTGGCGGTGATCGGAGCCGGATTCGGCGGTCTGGGTGCGGCGGTGCGGCTGCGCCGCTCGGGCATCACGGACTTCGTGGTCCTGGAGCGGGCGGAGGCGGTCGGCGGGGCCTGGCGGGACAACACCTATCCGGGGTGTGCCTGCGATGTCCCCTCGCATCTGTATTCGTTCTCCTTCGCGCCCAACCCCGACTGGCCGCGGAACTTCTCCGGCCAGCCGCATATCCGCGCGTATCTGGAGCGGGTCGCCGACACCTTCGGGCTGCGGCCGCACCTGCGCTTCGGCGCCGAAGTGCGCTCCCTGCGCTGGGACTCCGCGGCGGTGCACTGGGAGGTGGAGACGGCGCGGGGCTCGCTGACCGCCGATGTCGTGGTCAGCGCCACCGGTCCGCTCGCCGACCCCCGGATCCCGGACATCCCCGGGCTCGACGGCTTCCCCGGCGCCGTCTTCCACTCCGCGCGCTGGGACCACACCGCCGAGCTGCGCGGCAAGCGCGTGGCGATGATCGGCACCGGCGCCTCGGCCATACAGATCGTCCCCGCCATCCAGCGCGAGGTCGGCCGGCTCACCCTCTTCCAGCGCACCCCGCCCTGGGTGCTGCCGCGGATGGACCGCCGGATCAGCGGCCTGGAGCGATGGCTGCACTCGAGGATCCCGGCCACCCGGGCGCTGCGCCGCGGGGTGCTGTGGGGCATCCGGGAGCTGCAGGTGGGGGCCTTCACCAAGCGGCCGGGCGAGATGCGGTTCGTCGAGCGGCTGGCAGGTGCCCATATGCGACGGGCCATCAAGGACCCCGCGCGGCGCGCGGCGCTGACCCCGGACTATCGCATCGGCTGCAAGCGCATCCTGCTCTCCAACGACTACTATCCGGCGCTCGCCCAGCCGCATGTGGACGTGGTCCCGGCCGGGCTGAAGGAGGTGCGCGGCGCCACCCTCGTCGGGGCCGACGGCTCCGAGACCGAGGCCGACGCGATCATCTTCGGCACCGGCTTCCATGTGACCGACGTCCCGATAGCCCACCGGGTCACCGGGGCGCGCGGGACGACGCTCGCGGAGGAGTGGAAGGGCGGGATGGAGGCGCTGCGCGGCACCAGCCCGGCTGGCTTCCCCAACTTCCTGACCATCATCGGGCCCAACACCGGCCTCGGGAACAGCTCGATGATCCTGGTCATAGAGGCGCAGCTGGCCTATCTGGCGGACTATCTGCGCCAGTTGGACACCCTGGGCGGCAAGGTCGCGCTGGACGCCCGGCCGTCCGCGGTGCGCGCCTACACGGACATGATCCAGGAACGGATGCGGCGCACGGTGTGGAACACCGGCGGTTGCGACAGCTGGTACCTCGACAACGGCCGCAACACCACCCTGTGGCCCGGGACCACCAGCGAGCTGCGGAAGGTCACCCGGCGCGTGGACCTGAACGAGTACACGGTGCTGCGGCCGCACACCGGGCCCGTCAAGGCCACGGTGTCCACGGCCGGTGCGGGGAGGGGATCGCGGTGA
- a CDS encoding alpha/beta fold hydrolase, with amino-acid sequence MRRLPSPSVGPYAPPVPERELTAVSADGSRLHTELHGPEDAPAVLLAHGWVCSTAFWAPVVRALAADHRVIVYDQRGHGRSPAPGPGGYSTHALADDLVAVLEAALPPGRRAVLAGHSMGGMTLMAAADRPALRERAAAAVLCSTGASRLVDRSLVVPLRSPRARARMHRVLLGSRAPLGPVTPLAKRLVRYATMGPGADPAAVDACARILHACPRAVRGGWGRVLLDLELEARVGELTMPTAVIVGTADRLTPPEHADALAAALPHCTGLIELPGLGHMTPVEDPEAVTGVIRGLVEEFGTSRPTTTAEAKEQTT; translated from the coding sequence GTGAGGCGGCTTCCTTCCCCGTCCGTCGGGCCGTACGCCCCGCCCGTCCCGGAGCGCGAGCTGACGGCCGTCTCGGCCGACGGGAGCCGGCTCCACACGGAGCTGCACGGCCCCGAGGACGCCCCTGCGGTCCTGCTCGCGCACGGCTGGGTCTGCTCCACGGCCTTCTGGGCGCCGGTGGTGCGCGCCCTCGCGGCCGACCACCGGGTGATCGTCTACGACCAGCGCGGCCATGGCCGCAGCCCGGCCCCGGGGCCCGGCGGCTACAGCACCCATGCCCTGGCCGACGACCTGGTGGCGGTGCTGGAGGCGGCCCTTCCGCCCGGTCGGCGGGCCGTGCTGGCGGGCCACTCCATGGGCGGGATGACGCTGATGGCCGCGGCCGACCGCCCCGCGCTGCGCGAGCGCGCGGCCGCCGCTGTGCTGTGCAGCACGGGCGCCTCACGGCTGGTGGACCGGTCGCTGGTGGTGCCGTTGCGCTCCCCGCGGGCCCGGGCGCGGATGCACCGCGTGCTCCTCGGCTCACGCGCCCCGCTGGGCCCGGTCACCCCGCTGGCCAAGCGGCTGGTGCGCTACGCCACGATGGGCCCCGGCGCCGACCCGGCCGCGGTGGACGCGTGCGCGCGGATCCTGCACGCCTGCCCCCGCGCCGTACGCGGCGGATGGGGCCGGGTCCTGCTCGACCTCGAACTGGAGGCGCGCGTGGGCGAACTGACCATGCCCACGGCCGTCATCGTCGGCACCGCCGACCGGCTCACCCCGCCCGAGCACGCCGACGCCCTGGCCGCCGCGCTGCCGCACTGCACCGGCCTCATCGAGCTCCCGGGGCTCGGCCATATGACCCCGGTGGAGGATCCCGAGGCGGTCACCGGCGTGATCCGCGGCCTGGTCGAGGAGTTCGGGACGTCCCGCCCCACAACAACAGCCGAAGCGAAGGAGCAGACGACATGA